In Pseudoalteromonas tetraodonis, the genomic window TTTGGGTTTCTAAACGAGCTTTCTACAGAGTGATTTTTCGGATCAATATAAGAGTCAGAGCGCATTAACCCTTCAGGGCCAACAAGGTAGGTTTCTCCGCTTTCGCCCAACCCGTCACGTTCTTTCATAATTGAATTAATATCTTCAATCGATAATTGGGCAGCTAAAATAGCAACCGTTTTACCATCAACAACAATAGGCTTTCCTATAAAGCTTGCAGGGGCATTATATGAAGGGGAGTACTGTTTATAATCTGCAAAAGCAATTTTTTGTGGGTTGCTGCTGTCTTTTAATTGTCTAAATAGGTTCGCTAAATTACTTTTAGCGTAGGGGCCTGTTTGCAGCGATGTTGCAAAGTCTACTTCTTTATAAACAGAGTAAACAATATTGCCATTTGCTGGGTCGATAATGAAAATATCGTAGAACTTATTTATATTAGTCATATCGCGTAGATAAGGGTGATATTGGCGGTGCGCTTGCTCGTAACTGTCTGATTGCTCTGTGGTGGTTAGTTTTTGTTTTTCACCGATTGGGTTTGGGTTATTAGCTAGATAACGAGATTGCAGCTCAATACTTTTTGGATTCATTTGCTTTAATAGAGATGAAGAAACTGTATCAGTTGGGTTTAGCTGTTTAAATTTTGGAGCAAAAGACTCTTTATAAAAGCGATTTAGAGACTCTGATGAGGTTGAAGGGGAGGTATCATTAAATCCATCTATAAACTTTGTCGCAATATTGGCCATTTCTGGATTTGCTTGCAGCGCATTAAGCTTTTTTTCAATGTTGTTAAAATAGCGTTTAACAGCGCTTTGTTTTACTTTACTCACAGCGTCTAAACGCGAATAAACCTGTTCTGTCATCGAGTTTGAAGCTGTATTAATTGCGACAATAATAATTATTGTTATTGGCACTAGGGCAACAACTAAAAAGGCGGAGATAAGTTTTTTTGTTAAATTTAAAGAATTAAAAAAGTGATTAATTGTGAGCATTACTATGTCCCTGTAATAAGGTCTGAACCTCAAATGAGCATAGAACACAATTTGTGAAGATCTAGTTAATAATTAAAGTAATGAGTTTTTATTACAAAATAGCCAAAGCTGATACTAAGCACTTTTAATTTTAATGCAATTGCAGCATGCTTTTTTAGCGGTTTAAAAGCAATAAAGCGTAGAAGTACTTAAGTGCTCCTACGCTTTACTATTTAATTGATGTTCTAACGTTAAAAAAGCAAACGATGTTAGAGCGCGACTAAACTGCGCTCTAACATAGCTTGAATTTGCTTAACTATTTTAGCTTCGGTTTCGGGTTCAAACTGGGCAATTCGAGGAGTGTGAATATGCCCAGTCGGAATATCTGAATTTAGCTGATTACGCAGCCGAATACTGCGATACGAAATTTCGTTAGACAGGTAACCACCGCCACCGCCATGTACTGCAGTTGCCTCTTTTAATTCGTCAAAACTGCTAGGCTCAAAGTCTTTTTTGAGGGTAATAACATGATGATTATCATTAATCGCAAAAGGGCCTTTTGCCTTTAGCATAGCGCTAACAGGTAAGCTAAATTCTACAAACTCAGTACCGGGTAATGGGCGGTCGTTTAAACTTGGAATGAGCGGCGCTGTTTTGGTACCTCCATACACTATATTGGCGTTGTCGGGGGCTGTTACACTGCGGCGCTTACCTGGAAAGCGCTCAAGGTCAAAGTCTTTACTACCCATACTAACGGTAACCACCATATCAACATTATTAAGTGCGTAATAAGGGGCAAGTAAGGATTCTATAATACCGTGATCAAAGTCTTCATAACGCACAGGCACCATCACTGTGTTTATTTCAGCACTAATACCTTTATAGTTAATGACTTGGCCATCAAGAAGCAGTGCTGCAACACCCGATGGGTTGCTTTGGTTTATATTTCTATCAAGTAAAAACGGGTCAAATCCAGTCAATAATATTTTTTTAGAGGTGTTTTGTGAGTAGCTAAGATCGGTGCGACCCCGGCTGCCATTCTCTAAAAGTGTTAATAACACTGTTTGCTGCGCCGCGCTCAGCGAAAATGCAGGCTTTGTGGTGCGAATAATTTTGCTTGATTGTAAGCGAGCCCAGTAAAGTGCGCGATCATCTAAGTTTTGCGTTGTAGCGATGCGTTTTTTTGCACTAAACCATAATCGTTTTGAGTAGTCATTAACGGCATCTACGGCTTGTGCATAGCTTGAGAGTGACTTGAATTGCTGCTCAAATTGATTAACTTCGCTGGCAAAAGCGCTTAGCACGCTAGGTATCGCTTGGCTGGCTTTTTCAATTCGCAATTCTTCTGAAGTTAGCGGTGTGTTTAAATTAGCTAACGCATTAGAAGAAGAAAAAATTAAGCTTGCAGCAATCAGTGTTTTTATCATGATGGTCCTAAACTGAGTCGTATTTGTTGTCTACTATCCTATGCCTAATAAGTGGGTGCAAATAAAATCGTTGGTTGGTTTTATGTTGCAAGCAGTATAAAACCGGCGTTAAATCAAAAACTACGGGTATTTTATTAAAAAGAGTCGAAACTCTGTGGTGGGTTTAGCTACAATGGTGGCTGTGTATTTTTTAGTTTTTTAATTTTAGGCAACTATGCAACTTATTCAAATAGATAAAGCTCGTTATCGTAAACATTTAAACCGCGTTATAGTCGGTTGTGCCGCAAGCTTAGCGATTGGTAGTTTAGCTATTTCACAAACGCTTATTGCATTATTCCCCGATGAAAGTGGTAGTCATTTTCATTGGAACTTATTAGGCGTTATTGTTACTAGTATTGGTATTGGCTGGTTGTTAAATAAATACCGTACACATCCTTTTATGACCGAGGTGGTGTATGTATGGGAGCTTAAACAAGCGCTTAATAAAATTACCCGCAAGATGGCAAAGCTTAAAGCGGCGGGACGTGAAGGTAATCCTGATGCGCTATTAGCCATTCACTATAGTTATGCAGGTTCACGCTTGTTATGGCAGCTTGACGATAACACCATCACCATGGATGATTTAGCGATTAAACAAGCCGAGTTAGATAGCGTTGCGGCTAAATATAATTTAACTCTTAATGCCGATGACTACGATGACGCAATTTTAAAGCAGTTTTAAAGTGGTTTTAATTTATAGGAATAACAATGAGCATAATTCTTTATGGTGTCCCGCTTTCTCCCTATGTACGTAAAGTGCGTGTATGTTTAGCGCATAAACAACTAGACTATAAACTCGAAATAGTCTCGCCGTTTAATCAACCTGATTGGTTTTTAGAACTGAACCCTCTAGGGCGAATTCCGGCGCTAAAAGACGACGAGTTAAGTTTGGCGGATTCTAGCGTTATTTGCCAATATCTTGATGAAAAATACCCTAATTCAGCGTCTTTACTCGGTGATACTATAGAGCAACGTGCAGCCGTTCGCTGGTTAGAAAAATACGCAGATTACGAGCTGGCTCCTTTTGCAACATTTACGGTGTTTCAGCAACGTATTATTGCTCCCACAATGCAAAAGCCAACCGATGAAGCCTTAGTGCAAAGTGCATTAAATGAAAAACTACCGCCTTTATTTGATTATTTAGAAGGTTATTTAGGGGATAACGAGTTTTTTGTTGGCGAGAGCTTAACCCTTGCCGACATTGCTGTGAGCTGCCAGTTAATGAATATGGAGCATGGTGGTGAGCAACTTGATGAGTCGCGCTGGCCTAATCTTGCAGCATTGCATAGCCGTGTAAAACAGGGGACTGCTATGCAGAGCATGCTTGAAGGCGAGCAAAAAATATTAGCCTCGCTTAAGTAGCTTTTTAATGTTGGTGACTGGAATGTCGCTTATTTTACAAAATCTTAAACAATAAAGGAGCTATCATTGAAAAAAGTACTGATTGTTTGTTTGGGAAATATATGTCGTTCACCTACCGCAGAGGCGGTATTAATAGCTCGCGCTAAAGAGTTAGGCATTGATTTGCTAGTGGACTCGGCTGGGACTATTGGTCATCATGAAGGTAATCCGCCAGATAAACGCTCTATGCAAGCTGGCGAGAAACGTGGTTATAGTTTTAAAGGTATTTTTTCACGCAAGGTGCGCAGTAGTGATTTTAGCGAGTTTGATTTAATTTTAGCAGCCGATAAACAAAACCTGACGGATCTAACCGCACGCTG contains:
- a CDS encoding DUF3087 domain-containing protein, which encodes MQLIQIDKARYRKHLNRVIVGCAASLAIGSLAISQTLIALFPDESGSHFHWNLLGVIVTSIGIGWLLNKYRTHPFMTEVVYVWELKQALNKITRKMAKLKAAGREGNPDALLAIHYSYAGSRLLWQLDDNTITMDDLAIKQAELDSVAAKYNLTLNADDYDDAILKQF
- a CDS encoding glutathione S-transferase family protein, coding for MSIILYGVPLSPYVRKVRVCLAHKQLDYKLEIVSPFNQPDWFLELNPLGRIPALKDDELSLADSSVICQYLDEKYPNSASLLGDTIEQRAAVRWLEKYADYELAPFATFTVFQQRIIAPTMQKPTDEALVQSALNEKLPPLFDYLEGYLGDNEFFVGESLTLADIAVSCQLMNMEHGGEQLDESRWPNLAALHSRVKQGTAMQSMLEGEQKILASLK
- a CDS encoding low molecular weight protein-tyrosine-phosphatase; this translates as MKKVLIVCLGNICRSPTAEAVLIARAKELGIDLLVDSAGTIGHHEGNPPDKRSMQAGEKRGYSFKGIFSRKVRSSDFSEFDLILAADKQNLTDLTARCPDHLQYKLALFLEYGEQAQSAIPDPYYGGDDGFEKVLDLIEAASDNILAKLK